In the Streptomyces sp. BHT-5-2 genome, one interval contains:
- a CDS encoding FKBP-type peptidyl-prolyl cis-trans isomerase — protein MSIDKPEIDFPEGPVPTDLEIVDLWEGDGPVAKAGDMVSVHYVGVSFSTGEEFDASWNRGKPLQFQLGAGQVIAGWDQGVQGMKVGGRRRLTIPPHLAYGERGAGGGRIAPNESLIFVCDLVSV, from the coding sequence GTGAGCATCGACAAGCCCGAGATCGACTTCCCCGAGGGCCCGGTCCCCACCGACCTGGAGATCGTGGACCTGTGGGAGGGCGACGGGCCGGTCGCCAAGGCCGGGGACATGGTCTCCGTGCACTACGTCGGCGTCTCCTTCAGCACCGGTGAGGAGTTCGACGCGAGCTGGAACCGCGGCAAGCCGCTCCAGTTCCAGCTGGGCGCCGGCCAGGTCATCGCGGGTTGGGACCAGGGTGTGCAGGGCATGAAGGTGGGCGGCCGGCGCCGGCTGACCATCCCGCCGCACCTCGCCTACGGCGAGCGCGGCGCCGGCGGTGGCCGGATCGCGCCCAACGAGTCGCTGATCTTCGTGTGCGACCTGGTCTCCGTCTGA
- a CDS encoding YafY family protein: MAIAKAERLMNLALCLLGTRRPLTKHELRSSIEAYVEGFGPGAGTAFGPGGTAGDDAFNRMFERDKDDLRELGLVIETVDGIDGEVGYLARRDSNRLPPITLDAEESAALGLAAKVWQQARLAGAASGALQKLRAAGMPLAGEPDEPDAGQPHSALEPRIPTHEAAFEPLMLACRDRRPVVFDYRKSNAAHPEPRHVEPWILECWRGHWYVAGWDRDRGAERVFRLSRITGKVRSRQGKFTVAVPDHVTVRETVERWAGETATGTARIRLRTGHGYPLRARALAVRELDGDWDELEIPYGHGLDAWLVEFGPDVVVLEPAELRAEVVDRLRAVAKG, translated from the coding sequence ATGGCGATTGCCAAGGCCGAGCGGCTGATGAATCTGGCGCTGTGCCTGCTGGGGACGCGACGCCCGCTGACCAAGCACGAGCTGCGGTCGTCGATCGAGGCCTACGTCGAGGGTTTTGGGCCGGGCGCGGGGACCGCCTTCGGGCCGGGCGGCACGGCCGGTGACGACGCCTTCAACCGGATGTTCGAGCGGGACAAGGACGACCTGCGCGAGCTGGGCCTGGTCATCGAGACCGTGGACGGCATCGACGGCGAGGTCGGCTATCTGGCCCGCCGGGACAGCAACCGCCTGCCCCCGATCACCCTGGACGCCGAGGAGTCCGCGGCCCTCGGACTGGCCGCCAAGGTCTGGCAGCAGGCCCGGCTGGCCGGCGCGGCCAGCGGCGCGCTGCAGAAGCTGCGGGCGGCCGGGATGCCGCTCGCCGGGGAGCCCGACGAGCCGGACGCGGGGCAGCCGCACAGCGCGCTGGAGCCCCGTATCCCCACCCACGAGGCGGCCTTCGAACCCCTGATGCTGGCGTGCCGGGACCGCCGCCCGGTCGTCTTCGACTACCGCAAGTCCAACGCCGCCCACCCCGAGCCGCGCCATGTCGAGCCCTGGATCCTGGAGTGCTGGCGCGGCCACTGGTACGTCGCCGGCTGGGACCGGGACCGCGGCGCGGAGCGGGTCTTCCGGCTCTCCCGGATCACCGGCAAGGTCCGTTCCCGGCAGGGGAAGTTCACCGTTGCGGTGCCCGACCACGTCACCGTGCGGGAGACCGTCGAGCGCTGGGCGGGGGAGACCGCCACCGGCACCGCGCGGATCAGGCTCCGCACCGGTCACGGCTATCCGCTGCGGGCCCGCGCGCTGGCCGTCCGCGAGCTGGACGGCGACTGGGACGAGCTGGAGATCCCCTACGGGCACGGACTCGACGCCTGGCTGGTGGAGTTCGGGCCGGACGTGGTCGTGCTGGAGCCGGCGGAGCTGCGGGCCGAGGTCGTCGACCGGCTGCGCGCGGTGGCCAAGGGCTGA
- a CDS encoding YafY family protein, with amino-acid sequence MAANAIDQTRRMLSLVTYLRERPGARVEDVARAFGITEDELIADLDVLPMCGTSFRGGDLMDIDTDGDRIWWHNPDDVAEPLRLAADEATALLVAARAVATLPGLREGDRQALLRATAKLEAAAGEAAGASSRLSVTFESEGGVFADVDRAIAERRRLWLRYYSPARDELTEREVDPIRLFAVGHTYMEAWCRLSEARRTFRLDRVAEIRLLDAPADPPPVELRDLSEGLVQPAAEDPEVAVEVGPGGRWVAEYYPHDSAEELPDGGLRITLRTPDPASLRRLGLRLGGDGRIVSPPALAASAREAARQALAAYGE; translated from the coding sequence ATGGCTGCGAACGCGATCGACCAGACCCGCCGGATGCTGTCGCTGGTGACGTATCTGCGCGAGCGTCCCGGCGCGCGCGTCGAGGACGTCGCCCGCGCCTTCGGCATCACCGAGGACGAGCTGATCGCCGACCTCGACGTGCTGCCGATGTGCGGGACGAGCTTCCGCGGCGGCGATCTGATGGACATCGACACCGACGGCGACCGGATCTGGTGGCACAACCCCGACGACGTCGCCGAGCCGCTGCGGCTGGCCGCCGACGAGGCCACCGCGCTGCTGGTCGCGGCCCGTGCGGTGGCGACCCTGCCGGGGCTGCGCGAGGGCGACCGGCAGGCGCTGCTGCGGGCCACCGCCAAGCTGGAGGCGGCGGCCGGGGAGGCGGCCGGGGCCAGCTCCCGGCTGTCGGTGACCTTCGAGTCCGAGGGCGGGGTGTTCGCCGACGTGGACCGCGCCATCGCCGAGCGGCGCCGGCTGTGGCTGCGTTACTACTCGCCGGCCCGCGACGAGCTGACCGAGCGCGAGGTGGACCCGATCCGGCTCTTCGCCGTCGGCCACACCTATATGGAGGCGTGGTGCCGGCTCTCCGAGGCCCGGCGCACCTTCCGGCTCGACCGGGTCGCCGAGATCAGGCTGCTGGACGCGCCCGCCGACCCGCCGCCGGTCGAGCTGCGCGATCTCTCCGAGGGGTTGGTGCAGCCGGCGGCCGAGGACCCCGAGGTCGCCGTCGAGGTGGGGCCCGGCGGGCGCTGGGTCGCCGAGTACTACCCGCACGACAGCGCCGAGGAACTCCCCGACGGGGGCCTGCGGATCACGCTGCGCACGCCCGATCCGGCGTCGCTGCGGCGGCTGGGGCTGCGGCTGGGCGGGGACGGCCGGATCGTGTCGCCGCCGGCGCTGGCGGCGAGTGCCCGGGAGGCCGCCCGGCAGGCGCTCGCGGCGTACGGCGAGTGA
- the pafA gene encoding Pup--protein ligase has product MDRRIFGLENEYGVTCTFRGQRRLSPDEVARYLFRRVVSWGRSSNVFLRNGARLYLDVGSHPEYATPECDNVTELVTHDKAGERILEGLLVDAERRLHEEGIAGDVYLFKNNTDSAGNSYGCHENYLVARHGEFSRLADILIPFLVTRQLLCGAGKVLQTPRGAVYCVSQRAEHIWEGVSSATTRSRPIINTRDEPHADAERYRRLHVIVGDSNMSETTMMLKVGATDLVLRMIEAGTVMRDLTLENPIRAIREVSHDTTGQRKVRLASGREASALEVQQEYYEKAVDFCDRRGIRTGTVERVLELWGRTLEAVRDQELDRIATEIDWVMKHQLIERYRTKNNISMSHPRVAQIDLAYHDIHRRRGLYYLLERKGQAARICNDLKIFEGKSVPPQTTRARLRGDFIRRAQEQRRDFTVDWVHLKLNDQAQRTVLCKDPFRSVDDRVEKLIAGM; this is encoded by the coding sequence ATGGACCGCCGCATTTTCGGGCTGGAGAACGAGTACGGCGTCACGTGCACGTTCAGGGGACAGCGCCGACTGTCGCCTGACGAAGTGGCGCGGTACCTCTTCCGCCGTGTCGTGTCATGGGGCCGCAGCAGCAATGTCTTCCTGCGGAACGGCGCGCGCCTGTACTTGGACGTGGGATCACACCCGGAATACGCAACTCCCGAGTGCGACAACGTGACCGAGCTGGTCACCCACGACAAGGCCGGCGAACGCATTCTCGAAGGTCTGCTCGTCGACGCCGAACGCCGCCTGCACGAGGAGGGAATCGCGGGCGACGTCTATCTCTTCAAGAACAACACCGATTCGGCGGGAAACTCCTACGGCTGCCATGAGAACTATCTCGTGGCCCGGCACGGTGAGTTCTCCCGGCTCGCGGACATCCTCATTCCGTTCCTGGTCACCCGGCAGCTGCTGTGCGGTGCCGGCAAGGTGCTGCAGACGCCGCGCGGCGCGGTCTACTGCGTCAGTCAGCGCGCCGAGCACATCTGGGAGGGCGTCTCCTCGGCGACCACCCGGTCCCGGCCGATCATCAACACCCGGGACGAACCGCACGCGGACGCCGAGCGCTACCGCCGGCTGCACGTCATCGTCGGCGACTCCAACATGTCCGAGACCACGATGATGCTCAAGGTCGGGGCCACCGACCTGGTGCTGCGGATGATCGAGGCGGGCACCGTCATGCGCGATCTGACGCTGGAGAACCCGATCCGGGCGATCCGTGAGGTGAGTCATGACACCACCGGTCAGCGCAAGGTGCGGCTGGCCAGCGGGCGTGAGGCGTCGGCGCTCGAAGTGCAGCAGGAATACTACGAAAAGGCCGTCGATTTCTGCGATCGCCGCGGAATCCGCACCGGTACCGTCGAGCGTGTCCTGGAGTTGTGGGGCCGTACTCTGGAAGCCGTTCGGGACCAGGAACTGGACCGGATCGCGACCGAGATCGACTGGGTGATGAAACATCAGCTCATCGAGCGGTACCGCACGAAGAACAACATCAGCATGTCCCATCCGCGGGTGGCGCAGATAGACCTCGCGTATCACGACATCCACCGCCGTCGGGGGCTTTATTACCTCCTGGAGCGGAAGGGGCAAGCGGCGCGGATCTGCAACGACTTGAAGATCTTCGAGGGCAAGTCGGTGCCGCCGCAGACCACGCGTGCGCGGCTGCGTGGGGACTTCATTCGTCGGGCCCAGGAACAGCGCCGTGATTTCACGGTCGACTGGGTGCATCTGAAGTTGAACGACCAGGCGCAGCGGACGGTCCTGTGCAAGGACCCGTTCCGTTCCGTCGACGACCGGGTGGAGAAGTTGATCGCCGGGATGTGA
- a CDS encoding ubiquitin-like protein Pup: MATKDSGGGQQRATRSTEEVEEQTQDAQVSEDLKERQEKLNDDVDSVLDEIDDVLEENAEDFVRSFVQKGGE; the protein is encoded by the coding sequence ATGGCGACCAAGGACAGCGGCGGCGGACAGCAGCGGGCCACCCGGTCGACCGAAGAGGTCGAGGAGCAGACCCAGGACGCGCAGGTCTCGGAGGACCTCAAGGAACGCCAGGAGAAGCTGAACGACGACGTGGACTCCGTCCTGGATGAAATCGATGATGTGCTCGAAGAGAACGCTGAGGATTTCGTGAGGTCGTTCGTTCAGAAGGGTGGAGAGTAG
- a CDS encoding FKBP-type peptidyl-prolyl cis-trans isomerase: MLNSPGGRFVRPFATHTRRAAAAALAVPVLLLTAACGSDDGKTSDEAVVKVTGTPGAKPTISVPKDAKPADKAVTKTLVEGKGAVVNKGDLVRLDFSAQTMKGQNLGSSWTPQPGAKPGAPRTQVVTEVTDQMTQQMLPPKVLTAAAGQKVGGRFEVEGTAKALIGEGLNPQSGIKPEDGLVWVVDVVGAKKVDKKAKAEGTQAAPEDGMPEVKAADDKAAEITVPKGEKAPTDLEQQVLIKGKGPEVKAGDGLIAQYTGVKWEDGKKFDSSWDHGGATAFQIGTGQVVQGWDQALVGKHVGDRVEIVIPPKLGYGASPQHELAKNTLVFVVDIVGTV, translated from the coding sequence ATGCTGAATTCTCCCGGGGGGCGCTTCGTCCGCCCCTTCGCCACGCACACCCGCCGTGCCGCCGCTGCCGCGCTGGCGGTGCCCGTTCTGCTCCTCACCGCCGCCTGCGGGTCCGACGACGGCAAGACCTCCGACGAGGCGGTGGTCAAGGTGACGGGCACGCCCGGTGCGAAGCCGACGATCTCCGTGCCCAAGGACGCCAAGCCGGCGGACAAGGCCGTCACCAAGACCCTGGTCGAGGGCAAGGGCGCGGTCGTGAACAAGGGCGATCTGGTCCGGCTGGACTTCTCCGCGCAGACCATGAAGGGCCAGAACCTCGGCAGCAGCTGGACGCCGCAGCCCGGCGCGAAGCCGGGTGCGCCGCGTACCCAGGTCGTCACCGAGGTCACCGACCAGATGACGCAGCAGATGCTGCCGCCGAAGGTGCTGACGGCCGCGGCCGGGCAGAAGGTCGGCGGCCGGTTCGAGGTCGAGGGCACCGCCAAGGCGCTGATCGGCGAGGGCCTCAACCCGCAGTCGGGGATCAAGCCGGAGGACGGCCTGGTCTGGGTGGTCGACGTGGTCGGCGCGAAGAAGGTGGACAAGAAGGCGAAGGCCGAGGGCACCCAGGCGGCGCCGGAGGACGGTATGCCGGAGGTGAAGGCCGCGGACGACAAGGCCGCCGAGATCACCGTCCCCAAGGGGGAGAAGGCGCCCACCGACCTGGAGCAGCAGGTGCTGATCAAGGGCAAGGGCCCGGAGGTGAAGGCCGGTGACGGTCTGATCGCCCAGTACACCGGGGTGAAGTGGGAGGACGGGAAGAAGTTCGACTCGTCGTGGGACCACGGCGGTGCGACGGCCTTCCAGATCGGCACCGGGCAGGTCGTCCAGGGCTGGGACCAGGCGCTGGTGGGCAAGCACGTCGGGGATCGGGTGGAGATCGTGATCCCGCCGAAGCTGGGTTACGGCGCCAGCCCGCAGCACGAGCTGGCGAAGAACACCCTGGTCTTCGTGGTCGACATCGTCGGCACGGTCTGA
- a CDS encoding endonuclease VII domain-containing protein, with translation MHKTRAGFASNKAMSDGLQAYCRECSAEYYRQRQIAKGRTVREKAPVPRGYKRCPQCREVKSHDQWERNKSSSDGWASYCRSCRAERNRESYFRRKYGLTPAELEALIAKQQGLCCICLAAPAEHVDHCHQTGRVRGVLCFGCNAALGQFKERPDVIRRAIAYLEGNSWKPTL, from the coding sequence ATGCACAAGACACGAGCGGGCTTCGCGTCCAACAAGGCGATGAGCGACGGCTTGCAGGCGTACTGCCGGGAGTGCTCTGCGGAGTACTACCGGCAGCGCCAGATCGCCAAGGGGCGGACGGTGCGCGAGAAGGCGCCCGTGCCTCGGGGGTACAAGCGGTGTCCGCAATGTCGTGAAGTGAAGTCGCACGATCAGTGGGAACGCAACAAATCGTCGTCGGATGGCTGGGCGAGTTACTGTCGCTCATGCCGGGCGGAACGCAATCGCGAGAGTTATTTCCGGCGCAAGTACGGCCTCACGCCAGCCGAATTGGAAGCACTGATCGCGAAGCAGCAGGGTCTGTGTTGCATTTGTCTGGCCGCTCCAGCGGAGCATGTGGATCACTGCCACCAGACGGGTAGAGTCCGTGGCGTACTGTGCTTCGGCTGCAATGCAGCCCTAGGACAGTTCAAGGAGCGCCCCGACGTCATACGGCGAGCCATCGCATACCTGGAAGGAAACTCGTGGAAGCCAACCCTCTGA
- the prcA gene encoding proteasome subunit alpha produces the protein MSTPFYVSPQQAMADRAEYARKGIARGRSVVVLQYTDGVLFVAENPSRALHKVSEIYDRIAFAAVGKYNEFENLRIGGVRYADLRGYTYDREDVTARGLANVYAQTLGTIFSSAAEKPYEVELIVAEVGNAPEDDQIYRLPHDGSIVDEHGSVAVGGNADQISSYLDQRHRDGMSLAEALRLAVDSLARDTNGGERTLTAEQLEVAVLDRTRPQKRKFKRILGRQLSRLLEEQAAAEGEKGAPAADAGESSGASAAGGNGKGAGKGTAAGKSGSGAADADAGEPESGSADD, from the coding sequence GTGTCGACGCCGTTCTATGTCTCACCCCAGCAGGCCATGGCCGACCGTGCCGAGTACGCCCGCAAGGGCATCGCGCGCGGCCGCAGCGTCGTGGTGCTGCAATACACCGACGGCGTGCTCTTCGTCGCCGAGAATCCCTCCCGGGCCCTGCACAAGGTCAGCGAGATCTACGACCGGATCGCCTTCGCGGCGGTCGGCAAGTACAACGAGTTCGAGAACCTCCGGATCGGCGGCGTCCGTTACGCCGATCTGCGCGGTTACACCTATGACCGGGAGGACGTGACCGCCCGCGGGCTGGCCAACGTCTACGCCCAGACGCTCGGCACGATCTTCTCCAGCGCGGCCGAGAAGCCGTACGAGGTCGAGCTGATCGTCGCCGAGGTCGGCAACGCCCCCGAGGACGACCAGATCTACCGGCTGCCGCACGACGGTTCCATCGTGGACGAGCACGGTTCGGTCGCGGTGGGCGGCAACGCCGACCAGATCAGCAGCTATCTCGATCAGCGACACCGGGACGGGATGAGCCTGGCGGAGGCGTTGCGGCTGGCGGTCGACTCGCTCGCCCGGGACACCAACGGCGGTGAGCGGACGCTGACCGCCGAGCAGCTCGAGGTCGCGGTGCTGGACCGCACCCGCCCGCAGAAGCGGAAGTTCAAGCGGATCCTGGGGCGTCAGCTGTCCCGGCTGCTGGAGGAGCAGGCCGCTGCCGAGGGGGAGAAGGGCGCGCCCGCGGCGGATGCGGGGGAGTCCTCGGGTGCCTCCGCGGCGGGTGGGAACGGCAAGGGTGCCGGCAAGGGCACGGCCGCGGGGAAGAGCGGCTCGGGTGCGGCGGACGCGGACGCCGGTGAGCCGGAGTCCGGCTCCGCGGACGACTGA
- a CDS encoding MFS transporter: MAAGYADLLRTRYAARLLTGTLVGRLPNATAPLALVLFVRAQGGSYALAGALSAVYGVCTALGQPLLGRAVDVHGQPRVMLPASVVSALGMALLVVVGVAPRWAACLAVAVAGLFTPPLEGGLRALWPVVLRRADRVHAAYALDAVAQEVMFAVGPLLVTLCVAAWSPGAALLVVNAIGVLGALSVVVSAPSREWRSAPREAHWLGALRSAGMLVLIGAFFFVGLALGSIGVAAVGYADGHGGGMVSSCLLSALGVGALAGGLVYGARQWPGRPETRLRLLVALLALGYLPLFLVPGVVGMTVLSGLAGVFLAPALACAFVVVDRHAPTGTVTEAFSWLVTTFGVGSAVGASVAGPALEVGGPAAGFAVAGASGVAALLVLLSMKRLLGDPVQPAVGAVRAENDRNGAVEPGFRAGHQA, translated from the coding sequence GTGGCTGCGGGATATGCGGATTTGCTCAGGACCCGGTATGCCGCCCGGCTGCTGACCGGGACCCTGGTCGGCAGGTTGCCGAACGCCACCGCGCCGCTGGCGCTGGTCCTCTTCGTCCGCGCCCAGGGCGGCAGTTACGCCCTGGCCGGCGCGCTCTCCGCGGTCTACGGCGTCTGCACCGCCCTCGGCCAGCCGCTGCTGGGCCGCGCGGTGGACGTCCACGGGCAGCCCCGGGTGATGCTGCCCGCCTCGGTGGTCTCCGCGCTGGGCATGGCGCTGCTGGTCGTCGTCGGGGTGGCACCGCGGTGGGCCGCCTGTCTGGCCGTGGCGGTCGCCGGGTTGTTCACGCCGCCGCTGGAGGGCGGGCTGCGGGCGCTGTGGCCGGTGGTGCTCCGGCGGGCGGACCGGGTGCATGCCGCGTACGCGCTGGACGCGGTGGCGCAGGAAGTCATGTTCGCCGTCGGGCCGTTGCTGGTGACGCTGTGCGTGGCGGCCTGGTCGCCCGGGGCGGCGCTGCTGGTGGTCAACGCGATCGGGGTGCTGGGCGCGCTCTCGGTCGTGGTCTCCGCGCCGTCGCGGGAGTGGCGCAGTGCGCCCCGGGAGGCGCACTGGTTGGGCGCGTTGCGGTCGGCCGGGATGCTGGTGCTGATCGGCGCGTTCTTCTTCGTCGGGCTGGCGCTGGGGTCGATCGGGGTGGCCGCGGTCGGCTATGCCGACGGGCACGGCGGCGGCATGGTCTCCAGTTGTCTGCTCTCCGCGCTCGGTGTGGGCGCGTTGGCCGGCGGTCTGGTCTACGGGGCCCGGCAGTGGCCGGGGCGTCCGGAGACCCGGCTGCGGCTGCTCGTCGCGCTGCTGGCCCTGGGTTATCTGCCGCTGTTCCTGGTGCCGGGGGTGGTCGGGATGACGGTGCTCAGCGGGCTCGCCGGGGTGTTCCTGGCGCCGGCGCTGGCCTGCGCGTTCGTGGTGGTGGACCGTCATGCGCCGACGGGGACGGTGACGGAGGCGTTCTCGTGGCTGGTGACGACGTTCGGGGTCGGTTCGGCGGTGGGGGCCTCGGTGGCCGGGCCGGCGCTGGAGGTCGGTGGACCGGCCGCGGGGTTCGCGGTCGCGGGCGCCTCCGGAGTGGCCGCTCTGCTGGTGCTTTTGTCGATGAAGCGATTGCTCGGGGATCCGGTGCAGCCCGCCGTGGGCGCGGTCCGGGCGGAAAATGATCGAAACGGGGCTGTCGAACCCGGTTTCAGAGCAGGCCATCAGGCGTAA
- the prcB gene encoding proteasome subunit beta: MEANPLSTGRLPAAFLTPGSSSFMDFLSEHSPELLPGKRPLPTVQGAFEAPHGTTIVAVSFPGGAVLAGDRRATMGNVIAQRDMEKIFPADEYSAVGVAGTAGLAIEMVKLFQLELEHFEKVEGAQLSLEGKANRLSTMIRGNLGMAMQGLAVVPLFAGYDLDREKGRIFSYDVTGGRSEEHGFAATGSGSVFARSALKKLFREDFTEQQAATAVVQSLYDAADDDSATGGPDMARRIYPIVTVITEEGFKKLTEAEVSEIARAVHERRLDQPDGPRAALL, from the coding sequence GTGGAAGCCAACCCTCTGAGCACCGGGCGTCTACCGGCTGCCTTCCTGACGCCCGGATCGTCCTCGTTCATGGACTTTCTCAGTGAGCACTCGCCCGAGCTGCTGCCGGGCAAGCGCCCGCTGCCGACCGTGCAGGGCGCCTTCGAGGCCCCGCACGGCACGACGATCGTGGCGGTCTCGTTCCCCGGCGGTGCGGTGCTCGCCGGTGACCGCCGGGCGACGATGGGCAACGTCATCGCCCAGCGCGACATGGAGAAGATCTTCCCGGCGGACGAGTACAGCGCGGTCGGCGTCGCCGGTACCGCCGGCCTCGCCATCGAGATGGTCAAGCTGTTCCAGCTGGAGCTGGAGCACTTCGAGAAGGTCGAGGGGGCCCAACTCTCCCTGGAGGGCAAGGCGAACCGGCTCTCGACGATGATCCGCGGCAACCTCGGGATGGCCATGCAGGGCCTCGCCGTGGTGCCGCTGTTCGCCGGCTACGACCTCGACCGCGAGAAGGGCCGGATCTTCTCCTACGACGTCACCGGCGGGCGTTCGGAGGAGCACGGATTCGCGGCCACGGGCTCCGGCTCGGTCTTCGCGCGCAGTGCGCTGAAGAAGCTGTTCCGGGAGGACTTCACGGAGCAACAGGCCGCCACCGCCGTCGTCCAGTCGCTCTACGACGCCGCCGACGACGACTCGGCGACCGGCGGGCCGGACATGGCGCGGCGGATCTACCCGATCGTCACGGTGATCACCGAAGAGGGCTTCAAGAAGCTGACCGAGGCCGAGGTCTCGGAGATCGCCCGCGCGGTGCACGAGCGCCGCCTCGACCAGCCCGACGGCCCGCGTGCCGCGCTGCTCTGA
- a CDS encoding LacI family DNA-binding transcriptional regulator has translation MTSHEAAAAAVPPSPQDTPGRPPARVTSRDVARAAGVSQAAVSLVLGEKWRGRVSPGKADAVRAAARELGYRPNLAARSLRTGRTRTALLVVPALTTEFFARVYTGAARIAADHDFGVVLYPSPEGIGPARDPFASASAALDGVIASSMAADALTALRPAGLPLVMLDSDPADTTASATVNLDIADGVRQLAAHLTGLGHRRITHLAADVDSWTFAVRARTLADALAGVPDVELRRVPTALGVDAGLRAAHTALTAPGPRPTALLCDDDIIAAGACKAVRRLGLRIPEDISVTGYDDLALAVAVEPELTTVRLPAEEFGEAGLRALMAVLDGAPADAATLPVTLVPRGSTAPPPDAPHNTARPGGS, from the coding sequence GTGACCAGCCACGAGGCCGCCGCGGCCGCTGTCCCACCGTCCCCGCAGGACACCCCCGGCCGGCCCCCCGCCCGGGTCACCAGCCGGGACGTCGCCCGCGCCGCCGGCGTCTCGCAGGCCGCGGTCTCCCTGGTCCTGGGCGAGAAGTGGCGCGGCCGGGTCTCCCCCGGCAAGGCGGACGCGGTCCGCGCCGCCGCCCGCGAGCTGGGCTACCGCCCCAACCTCGCCGCCCGCAGCCTGCGCACCGGCCGCACCCGCACCGCCCTGCTCGTGGTCCCCGCCCTCACCACCGAGTTCTTCGCACGCGTCTACACCGGAGCCGCCCGGATCGCCGCCGACCACGACTTCGGCGTGGTCCTCTACCCCTCCCCCGAGGGCATCGGCCCGGCCCGCGACCCGTTCGCCTCCGCCTCCGCCGCCCTCGACGGCGTCATCGCCTCCTCCATGGCGGCCGACGCCCTCACCGCCCTGCGCCCCGCCGGACTCCCGCTGGTCATGCTCGACAGCGACCCCGCCGACACGACCGCCTCGGCCACCGTGAACCTCGACATCGCCGACGGTGTACGGCAGTTGGCCGCCCACCTCACCGGCCTCGGCCACCGCCGGATCACCCACCTCGCGGCCGACGTCGACTCCTGGACCTTCGCCGTCCGCGCCCGCACCCTCGCCGACGCCCTGGCCGGCGTCCCGGACGTCGAGCTGCGCCGCGTCCCCACCGCACTGGGCGTCGACGCCGGACTCCGCGCCGCGCACACCGCGCTGACCGCCCCCGGCCCCCGCCCCACCGCCCTGCTCTGCGACGACGACATCATCGCCGCCGGCGCCTGCAAGGCCGTCCGCCGCCTCGGCCTGCGGATCCCCGAGGACATCTCGGTCACCGGCTACGACGACCTGGCCCTCGCGGTCGCCGTGGAACCGGAACTGACGACCGTCCGGCTCCCCGCCGAGGAGTTCGGCGAGGCCGGACTCCGGGCCCTGATGGCCGTCCTGGACGGCGCCCCGGCCGACGCGGCCACCCTCCCCGTCACCCTCGTCCCACGCGGCTCCACGGCACCGCCGCCGGACGCCCCGCACAACACCGCGCGCCCCGGCGGGAGTTGA